In Methanocorpusculum vombati, a genomic segment contains:
- a CDS encoding class I adenylate-forming enzyme family protein, which translates to MLNITTFLDANTCRLAKPVFHCPERNTSYTSSEILGIISGIARTLKSFGVAKGDRVILYLNSSPEYLFSYLALWRIGAVAVPTNRVYTAGELAYMIENAGAHVFITDADGAAAANDLGVTVYVPENIEELRTSPVLSPEPTGADDLCQLQYTSGTTGKPKGAMLTHGNWLAAIHNVCDVLTLKQDDVYLGIYPMGHVGISWGIAAMRAGACYVMMERYDPDRYLALCKKHQVTVLAGMPPVIHSLVEAPAGTEDAVATVREIISGGGPLHHEIWKNFHHRYNIPVINAYGLSETVVIGTGTVIRPEDYASADRFQSVGHPVCFSEVKIVDETDASRELPPGTPGEIALRGPAVAKGYWNMPEETARAFLADGWFLTGDVGYLDHDHRLCLTDRKKDMIVMSGWKIYPTEVEEALLKYPDVAEIAVFGVPHPHRGEIPVAAVVWRAGRDGSDRDAGLLAFAKEHLAGYKVPRKLYTVDALPRVNGWKLLRRELREMFAQ; encoded by the coding sequence ATGCTGAATATAACCACCTTCCTCGATGCAAATACCTGCCGCCTTGCAAAGCCGGTTTTCCACTGCCCCGAGAGAAACACCTCCTATACCTCATCCGAGATTCTCGGAATCATCTCAGGAATTGCCCGCACCCTCAAATCCTTTGGAGTTGCCAAAGGCGACCGGGTCATCCTCTACCTCAACAGCAGCCCCGAATACCTCTTCTCCTACCTCGCCCTCTGGCGGATCGGCGCAGTCGCCGTTCCGACCAACCGCGTCTATACGGCAGGCGAACTTGCCTACATGATCGAAAATGCCGGAGCACACGTCTTCATCACCGACGCGGACGGCGCAGCCGCAGCAAACGATCTCGGTGTCACCGTGTATGTCCCGGAAAACATCGAGGAGCTTCGCACCTCCCCGGTACTTTCCCCGGAACCGACCGGCGCCGATGACCTCTGCCAGCTCCAGTACACCAGCGGCACAACCGGAAAACCCAAAGGTGCCATGCTCACCCACGGCAACTGGCTTGCCGCAATTCACAACGTCTGCGACGTCCTCACCCTCAAACAGGACGACGTCTATCTCGGCATCTACCCGATGGGGCACGTCGGCATCTCATGGGGCATTGCCGCCATGCGTGCGGGTGCCTGCTACGTCATGATGGAACGCTACGACCCGGACAGATATCTCGCGCTCTGCAAAAAACACCAGGTCACCGTGCTTGCCGGCATGCCGCCGGTTATCCATTCACTGGTGGAAGCCCCCGCCGGAACCGAAGACGCAGTTGCAACCGTCCGCGAGATCATCTCCGGCGGCGGCCCCCTGCATCACGAAATCTGGAAAAACTTCCATCACCGCTACAACATCCCGGTCATCAACGCCTACGGCCTTTCGGAGACGGTTGTAATCGGTACTGGTACCGTCATCCGGCCTGAGGATTACGCCTCCGCCGACCGGTTCCAGAGTGTGGGACATCCGGTCTGCTTCTCTGAAGTAAAGATCGTTGATGAGACCGACGCTTCCCGTGAACTTCCCCCCGGAACACCGGGCGAGATCGCCCTCCGGGGTCCTGCGGTCGCCAAAGGATACTGGAACATGCCGGAGGAAACCGCCCGTGCATTCCTTGCGGACGGCTGGTTCCTCACCGGCGACGTCGGGTATCTCGATCACGACCACCGCCTCTGCCTGACCGACCGCAAAAAGGACATGATCGTCATGTCCGGCTGGAAAATCTATCCGACCGAGGTCGAAGAAGCCCTCCTCAAATACCCGGACGTCGCAGAAATTGCCGTCTTCGGTGTTCCCCATCCCCATCGCGGTGAGATTCCCGTTGCCGCCGTCGTATGGCGGGCGGGCCGGGACGGCTCGGATCGGGATGCCGGACTTCTTGCATTCGCCAAAGAACATCTGGCAGGATACAAAGTTCCCCGAAAACTCTACACGGTGGACGCTCTCCCCCGCGTAAACGGCTGGAAGCTCCTCAGACGCGAGCTTCGCGAAATGTTTGCCCAATAA
- a CDS encoding nucleotidyltransferase family protein, which yields MSPYQSIKDDVLSKLKTHLPEIQERFGIETIGIFGSVSRGEDTPESDVDVLYSFSAGHGGMRDMANLKYYLEDLFGREVGLVSLKYVSPLIRDAVAYDAILYGREMSIA from the coding sequence ATGTCCCCCTACCAAAGTATCAAAGACGACGTTCTTTCTAAACTAAAGACACATCTTCCCGAAATTCAGGAAAGATTTGGTATTGAAACCATTGGTATATTCGGTTCTGTGTCGCGGGGAGAGGATACGCCGGAAAGCGATGTTGATGTTCTGTATTCCTTTTCCGCGGGTCATGGAGGAATGCGGGACATGGCCAATCTGAAGTATTATCTGGAAGATCTCTTCGGGAGAGAAGTCGGGCTGGTCTCTCTCAAATATGTGTCACCGCTTATCCGTGATGCAGTCGCCTATGATGCTATTCTCTATGGACGGGAGATGAGCATTGCGTGA
- a CDS encoding nucleotidyltransferase domain-containing protein produces the protein MNISHETIGIFGSVSRGEDTPESDVDVLYAFRFGGLPLRSFLHSNGIWRSYSDERWI, from the coding sequence ATGAATATTTCCCACGAGACCATAGGAATATTCGGTTCTGTGTCGCGGGGAGAGGACACGCCGGAAAGTGATGTTGATGTTCTGTATGCATTTCGTTTTGGTGGTCTGCCGCTACGGAGTTTTTTGCATTCAAACGGTATCTGGAGGAGTTATTCGGACGAACGATGGATTTAG
- a CDS encoding ADP-ribosyltransferase, translated as MSGYPLPAEQDTRVEEPIPPFDRRGTYPHPPYASRKDLTREEILALFGYQDIGLPEHHWDCCLSSERHQDCFVINRALRDEPFLASLSPHDKNLFWQLRDLLDSAILKSTLSEDVWVIKGLGDPGWVSGMSETEVIADPGYGSFSLHPGVARQYAGYNPDNERVFLTRSVLRGTPALYMDAKEQEVLLPRDIRYAIQEIIHSPAGEFLPDDEALVYILTAL; from the coding sequence ATGTCCGGATATCCTCTGCCAGCAGAACAGGACACCCGCGTTGAAGAACCGATCCCTCCCTTTGATCGTCGCGGGACGTACCCTCACCCTCCGTACGCATCGCGAAAGGATCTCACCCGCGAAGAAATCCTGGCACTCTTCGGCTATCAGGACATCGGCCTCCCCGAACACCACTGGGACTGCTGCCTCTCCTCCGAACGGCATCAGGACTGCTTCGTCATCAACCGGGCACTGCGGGACGAACCCTTTCTTGCATCTCTCTCGCCCCATGACAAAAACCTCTTCTGGCAGCTCCGGGATCTCCTCGACAGCGCAATTCTGAAAAGTACGCTCTCGGAAGATGTATGGGTGATCAAAGGTCTTGGAGACCCCGGCTGGGTTTCGGGCATGAGCGAAACTGAAGTTATCGCGGATCCCGGTTATGGAAGCTTTTCTTTGCATCCGGGTGTTGCAAGGCAGTATGCCGGATACAACCCGGACAACGAACGTGTCTTTCTCACCCGCAGCGTCCTGCGTGGAACTCCGGCATTATACATGGATGCAAAAGAACAGGAAGTACTGCTTCCGCGTGATATCCGGTATGCCATTCAGGAAATAATTCACAGTCCCGCTGGTGAATTTCTGCCTGACGACGAGGCGCTTGTTTATATCCTCACAGCACTATAA
- a CDS encoding InlB B-repeat-containing protein produces the protein MTSGETAKIINNQITNGALYLTGKRNSGWDPNSLEKLPVIEDNNLGTEIAKINGVDTTFVIRSCDTDSNKLLSADQMKNILSKNTLTGYTSGKVVDASEKSYEATLRYLVPDGVIVTEFSVLKEQLKNGGTVTLGTNIDGTYTDDSDRVYIDKVVSILDLNGKTLTVTRNTPAGMTENTKDNKGFIKISGEETNQGSLRVTDSVGNGKINLKKEGVAEATLFFVSTYGKIVIDTKDITLTAPQSVIGGNGDGTHTPPTIEIKGGTLTSTEGAAIFLSAKDSKMTMTGGSVTGKSGLEIVSGTYTISGGTITGNGDYSENVAAPSSGSLEDGSGIVLRTTDSYSGNIALTISGTAKIVSEEGVAIRNYVRDSDLSSKTFSVEIKESAKIEGTAAAIANQKYTGETPAFTKSTFTLSGGNYLAPSYAKLLVGEPKVQYAENHAMSDTPVKDGYYAPITVQKQETPATCDETTKVVSVSDGTAVPSTTNPNEVTVIPTGSDKVILTLTYEKAPTVSTDGKTVTPQDPADLSNVKAVYNEITVPDTSGAVQAKLTLAVTSGTELLDSDNLPTISTEINEDAKTKLEETATLISMVTVDITKIKSKNPVLTLTFKVPKSWFAGKDLSAVRAYHFDGTKIVDKGAPQITEDGTNYVFTITATEASPWGLGLKSSGPAPGPQPQPVYSSGDGNMENAFRVLFETSGGSFISPSTGLSYGDKISQPPAPTKDGYTFGGWYTDSACTQSWSFASGINGDMTLYAKWTKASGSTTTTTAKPTVTATTKPTSAPVSTQSQNGAATTAAPVTTTAAGVTPVLTQAPAPAAGLLFGLLAAGILIRRRD, from the coding sequence ATGACATCTGGTGAAACGGCAAAAATTATCAATAACCAGATTACTAATGGAGCGCTCTACCTTACAGGTAAGAGAAACTCAGGGTGGGATCCCAATTCACTGGAAAAACTCCCAGTTATTGAAGACAATAACTTGGGAACAGAAATTGCGAAGATCAATGGAGTCGATACTACATTTGTTATTCGTTCCTGTGACACTGACAGCAACAAATTACTGTCCGCTGATCAGATGAAAAATATTCTTTCAAAGAATACCCTCACCGGATATACTAGTGGAAAGGTTGTTGATGCATCCGAAAAGAGCTACGAAGCAACTTTGAGATACCTTGTTCCAGACGGAGTTATTGTTACTGAATTCTCCGTGTTAAAAGAACAATTGAAAAACGGTGGTACTGTAACTCTTGGTACGAACATTGATGGCACCTACACCGACGACTCCGACAGAGTCTACATTGACAAAGTTGTATCCATACTCGATCTGAATGGAAAAACTCTGACGGTGACAAGAAACACTCCTGCAGGGATGACAGAGAACACCAAGGACAACAAGGGGTTCATAAAAATTAGTGGAGAAGAGACGAATCAGGGGTCACTCAGAGTAACTGACAGTGTTGGCAATGGTAAAATTAATCTCAAGAAAGAAGGAGTTGCTGAGGCAACACTGTTCTTTGTGAGCACTTACGGAAAGATCGTCATCGATACCAAAGACATCACACTGACTGCACCACAGTCGGTCATTGGTGGTAATGGAGACGGAACACACACGCCCCCTACCATTGAGATCAAGGGCGGTACACTCACCAGCACTGAGGGAGCTGCAATCTTCCTTTCCGCAAAAGACAGTAAGATGACCATGACCGGAGGTTCTGTTACCGGAAAGAGCGGTCTTGAAATTGTTTCGGGAACTTACACCATTTCGGGCGGAACAATCACCGGTAATGGCGACTACTCAGAAAATGTTGCAGCACCTTCGAGTGGATCTCTGGAAGACGGTTCCGGCATTGTCCTGCGGACGACGGATAGTTATAGTGGAAACATCGCCCTGACCATCTCCGGCACGGCAAAGATCGTCAGCGAGGAAGGAGTTGCCATCCGTAACTATGTTCGTGACAGCGATCTGAGTTCCAAAACATTCTCCGTAGAGATAAAAGAATCTGCAAAGATTGAAGGAACAGCAGCAGCAATTGCCAACCAGAAATACACTGGAGAAACGCCAGCATTTACAAAATCCACATTTACACTCAGCGGTGGAAATTATCTTGCACCTTCCTACGCTAAACTTCTCGTTGGAGAGCCAAAAGTTCAGTATGCAGAAAATCACGCCATGAGTGACACGCCGGTCAAAGACGGGTACTACGCTCCAATCACTGTACAAAAACAGGAGACCCCTGCAACATGTGATGAAACAACTAAAGTGGTCAGTGTATCTGATGGAACGGCAGTACCATCCACAACAAATCCCAACGAAGTAACCGTCATTCCAACCGGCAGCGACAAAGTAATCCTGACACTGACATATGAGAAGGCACCAACTGTTTCTACTGATGGAAAGACCGTTACACCTCAAGATCCAGCCGATCTCTCAAATGTGAAAGCTGTGTACAATGAGATAACTGTTCCGGATACCTCCGGAGCCGTTCAGGCAAAACTTACCCTTGCGGTAACATCCGGTACGGAACTCCTCGATTCCGATAATCTTCCAACCATCTCCACCGAGATCAACGAAGATGCAAAAACCAAACTTGAGGAAACAGCCACCCTGATCTCCATGGTCACCGTGGACATCACCAAGATCAAATCCAAGAACCCGGTACTTACCCTCACCTTCAAAGTACCCAAGTCATGGTTCGCCGGAAAAGACCTCAGTGCAGTCCGTGCCTATCACTTCGACGGAACGAAGATAGTGGACAAAGGTGCTCCCCAGATAACTGAAGATGGAACCAACTATGTATTCACCATAACCGCCACCGAAGCATCACCCTGGGGACTTGGACTGAAATCCTCCGGCCCTGCACCGGGACCGCAACCGCAGCCGGTTTACAGTTCCGGTGACGGCAACATGGAGAACGCCTTCCGTGTCCTCTTCGAGACCTCCGGCGGCAGCTTCATCAGTCCCTCAACCGGTCTCTCCTACGGCGACAAGATCAGCCAGCCGCCCGCACCGACCAAAGACGGCTACACCTTCGGCGGCTGGTACACGGACAGCGCATGCACGCAAAGCTGGAGCTTCGCCTCCGGCATCAACGGAGACATGACCCTCTACGCAAAGTGGACCAAAGCCTCCGGCAGCACAACTACCACGACTGCAAAGCCCACCGTAACGGCAACAACAAAACCAACCTCTGCCCCGGTATCGACGCAGTCCCAGAACGGCGCTGCCACCACCGCAGCACCGGTCACCACCACGGCCGCAGGCGTCACGCCCGTCTTAACGCAGGCACCCGCCCCGGCCGCAGGACTCTTGTTCGGACTCCTCGCAGCAGGAATCCTCATCAGAAGAAGAGACTAA
- the nadC gene encoding carboxylating nicotinate-nucleotide diphosphorylase, which yields MLPTDQLLSFFAEDVPAGDITTLALVPDRVVSARVEAREEMVLAGVEECVWLFEHFGVSVTVAAEDGSRAAAGTKILGLAGPVHAILSVERTALNLLGRMSGIATATAAAQELASQVNDHVRVAGTRKTAPGLRYFDKKAIRIGGGDPHRDSLSDAFLIKDTHRALLPVADAVRRAKEYSAYHKVECEVESLIDAVAAAEAGADILMFDNMTPSAVHGAIAALAARGLRNRLVLEVSGGILPETIHLWAGVDVDRISMGALTHSVRCADVSLEIE from the coding sequence ATGCTGCCGACCGATCAGCTGCTTTCTTTTTTTGCGGAGGATGTTCCCGCGGGTGATATTACGACGCTTGCCCTGGTTCCTGACAGGGTTGTTTCTGCCCGGGTTGAGGCGCGGGAGGAGATGGTTCTTGCGGGTGTTGAGGAGTGTGTCTGGCTGTTTGAGCACTTCGGTGTTTCGGTGACGGTTGCGGCGGAGGACGGCAGTCGTGCTGCGGCCGGAACGAAGATTCTGGGGCTTGCGGGTCCGGTTCATGCGATTCTTTCGGTGGAGCGGACTGCGCTCAATCTTCTGGGACGGATGAGCGGGATTGCAACGGCGACGGCGGCGGCGCAGGAGCTTGCATCACAGGTGAATGATCATGTGCGGGTTGCGGGGACACGGAAGACGGCACCTGGTCTGCGGTATTTTGATAAGAAGGCTATCCGTATCGGCGGGGGGGATCCGCACCGCGATTCGCTGTCGGATGCATTTCTGATCAAGGATACGCATCGTGCTCTGCTGCCGGTTGCGGATGCGGTTCGCCGTGCGAAGGAGTATTCGGCGTATCATAAGGTGGAGTGCGAGGTGGAGAGTTTGATCGATGCGGTTGCGGCTGCGGAGGCGGGCGCTGATATTCTGATGTTTGATAATATGACGCCGTCTGCGGTGCACGGGGCGATTGCGGCCCTTGCGGCACGGGGTCTGCGCAACCGGCTGGTGCTTGAGGTGTCGGGGGGGATTTTGCCCGAGACGATTCATCTGTGGGCGGGGGTTGATGTGGATCGGATCAGTATGGGGGCTCTGACGCATTCGGTGCGGTGCGCTGATGTGAGTCTGGAGATTGAGTGA
- the nadA gene encoding quinolinate synthase NadA: MNYEQQIKKLAAEKNAVILAHNYQPPEIQDVADICGDSLELARLAKEAKESTLVLCGVYFMAETAKILSPEKTVLIPRPEAGCPLADQLTPEIVRQAKAANPGSPFVVYVNSNAATKAECDITCTSANAAAVAASLPEKKILFGPDANLAGWVQRQLPDKEIIPVPADGGCPTHHNFTVRDVESARRAYPDATIICHPECSAAVQQACDLVGSTGYMVRNCGSADEWVILTEKGIVHPLEKRYPDTVFHVMDTAVCPNMKLIELSDLYVTLRDGVYPVQVADHIAGKARMAIEKMIEASK; this comes from the coding sequence ATGAACTACGAGCAGCAGATCAAAAAACTTGCCGCGGAAAAGAACGCGGTGATCCTTGCCCACAACTATCAGCCGCCGGAGATTCAGGATGTCGCCGATATCTGCGGCGACTCGCTGGAGCTTGCCCGGCTTGCAAAGGAGGCAAAGGAGTCCACGCTTGTTCTCTGCGGTGTGTACTTCATGGCGGAGACGGCAAAGATTCTTTCGCCGGAGAAGACGGTTCTTATTCCGCGTCCGGAGGCGGGATGTCCTCTGGCGGATCAGCTGACGCCTGAGATTGTGCGGCAGGCAAAGGCGGCCAACCCCGGTTCGCCGTTTGTGGTGTACGTGAACTCAAACGCGGCGACGAAGGCGGAGTGCGATATCACCTGTACTTCGGCAAACGCCGCGGCGGTTGCGGCGTCGCTGCCGGAGAAGAAAATTCTCTTCGGCCCGGATGCGAATCTTGCCGGCTGGGTGCAGCGCCAGCTGCCGGACAAGGAGATTATTCCGGTTCCGGCTGACGGCGGGTGCCCGACGCATCACAACTTTACGGTGCGGGATGTGGAGTCTGCCCGCCGTGCGTATCCGGACGCGACGATCATCTGCCATCCGGAGTGTTCAGCTGCGGTGCAGCAGGCGTGCGATCTGGTTGGTTCGACCGGGTATATGGTGCGGAACTGCGGGAGTGCGGATGAGTGGGTGATTCTGACGGAGAAGGGGATTGTTCATCCGCTGGAGAAACGGTATCCGGATACGGTGTTCCATGTGATGGATACGGCGGTCTGTCCGAATATGAAGCTGATTGAGCTGTCGGATCTGTATGTGACGCTCCGTGACGGGGTGTATCCGGTGCAGGTTGCGGATCACATCGCGGGAAAGGCCCGGATGGCAATTGAGAAGATGATCGAGGCGTCGAAGTAA
- the nadX gene encoding aspartate dehydrogenase, which produces MITVGLLGCGNIGRVIAAGQENFKITAVYDVVPARVEEFAREFDAKPFSDFTAFLAEPTDIIVEAASVVAATEHAQEVLESGKDIVIMSVGALADKEFRAHLVATARDLKRKIHIPSGAVMGLDNIRIGQISSINKFVLRTTKNPKSLSREATERTQLFSGKAHDCVRQYPKNTNVAESLSIACGRDVDVELWMDPEEDRNMHEIFFEGEFGEAYIRIRNLPSPDNPATSYLAALSILTLLKNLDNPLVIGA; this is translated from the coding sequence ATGATCACCGTCGGTCTGCTTGGATGCGGAAATATCGGCCGCGTCATTGCTGCAGGTCAGGAAAACTTCAAAATAACGGCTGTGTATGATGTAGTTCCGGCGCGTGTGGAGGAGTTTGCTCGCGAGTTCGATGCAAAACCATTCTCGGACTTTACCGCGTTCCTCGCCGAACCAACCGATATTATTGTTGAGGCAGCGTCTGTTGTTGCTGCCACCGAACATGCGCAGGAGGTGCTGGAGTCGGGTAAGGACATCGTCATTATGAGTGTCGGGGCACTTGCGGACAAGGAGTTCCGGGCACATCTCGTTGCGACTGCCCGTGATCTGAAACGAAAGATCCATATTCCGTCCGGCGCCGTCATGGGACTGGACAATATCCGTATCGGCCAGATCAGTAGTATCAACAAGTTCGTTCTGCGCACGACCAAGAACCCGAAGTCGCTTTCCCGCGAGGCAACCGAGCGGACGCAGCTGTTTTCCGGAAAGGCACACGATTGTGTCCGCCAGTATCCGAAGAACACGAATGTTGCCGAGTCGCTGTCGATTGCCTGCGGCCGCGATGTTGATGTGGAGCTGTGGATGGATCCGGAGGAGGACCGCAATATGCATGAGATATTCTTCGAGGGAGAGTTCGGCGAGGCGTATATCAGAATCCGAAACCTCCCGTCACCGGACAATCCGGCTACGAGTTATCTTGCGGCTCTGTCGATTCTTACCCTGCTGAAAAATCTTGACAACCCGCTGGTGATTGGTGCATGA
- a CDS encoding winged helix-turn-helix transcriptional regulator produces MFSRSVVVLLIVLLGIFSFTLLCVPAELPPAPGPQVINSSMTISYGETWEEAQVHSGNESYYATIREWIENNTDDFRTVAEMYYSAQYGTGTPVYGMQLGWAVTLLVPSGTTIAEIDRIYGWMNQSMAKAGLYNVAVQFKGSDLRIGPGPVVTRTVPKNTAVKTYGDTWEEIWEREGKEYNYTRLWNWYEENRYAGDVWEKANAYYGSAADNPINRIEYDWTITILTDPLSAAEMDRIYGWVNESMEAAGLRGIPVQFRYGGVFTVSGLTLASEKDSVIHGPPQPNYLRSVLLILCIAGVAVLGFSRVRELPQDPASRPQRIANFIAEHPGCSQKEIRDATGFSRGSILYHLKRLEQKKIVRQSAYVGSIRYFPRKNPDSALERTLRTVLTQERPAQILSEIANSPGIGKKELAKRIGITETTLVWHLERLHDAGIIDRYDEGCTLSSAAAEVWSRPDA; encoded by the coding sequence ATGTTCTCCCGATCTGTGGTGGTTCTTCTGATAGTTCTGCTTGGTATTTTCTCGTTCACGTTGCTGTGTGTTCCGGCAGAGCTGCCGCCGGCGCCGGGACCACAGGTGATCAACTCCTCCATGACGATCTCCTACGGAGAAACGTGGGAGGAGGCACAGGTCCACAGCGGGAATGAATCCTACTACGCAACAATACGGGAATGGATAGAAAATAACACTGATGATTTCCGTACGGTTGCAGAGATGTACTACTCAGCACAATACGGCACGGGAACCCCGGTATACGGAATGCAACTCGGGTGGGCAGTAACCCTTCTGGTTCCTTCCGGAACCACGATCGCGGAGATCGATCGTATCTACGGCTGGATGAACCAATCGATGGCAAAGGCAGGACTGTATAATGTCGCGGTACAGTTCAAAGGCAGTGATCTCAGAATCGGACCGGGACCGGTTGTGACGCGGACAGTACCGAAAAACACAGCGGTGAAAACCTACGGTGATACCTGGGAGGAGATATGGGAACGGGAGGGAAAGGAGTACAACTACACCCGTCTCTGGAACTGGTACGAGGAGAACCGGTACGCGGGTGACGTATGGGAGAAGGCAAACGCCTACTATGGATCTGCCGCGGACAATCCGATAAACCGGATTGAGTACGACTGGACAATCACCATTCTGACCGATCCCCTGTCCGCGGCAGAGATGGATCGCATCTACGGCTGGGTGAACGAGTCGATGGAAGCCGCCGGTCTCCGGGGGATTCCCGTGCAGTTCCGGTACGGCGGCGTATTTACCGTCAGCGGACTCACGCTCGCGTCGGAGAAGGATTCCGTGATCCACGGACCGCCGCAGCCAAACTATCTGCGATCCGTTCTCCTCATACTCTGTATCGCAGGAGTTGCCGTTCTCGGATTTTCGCGGGTACGGGAACTCCCCCAGGACCCCGCGTCGCGACCGCAGAGGATTGCAAATTTCATCGCGGAACATCCCGGATGTTCCCAGAAAGAGATCAGGGACGCAACAGGATTCTCCCGCGGATCCATTCTCTATCATCTGAAACGGCTTGAACAGAAAAAGATTGTGCGGCAGTCCGCATACGTTGGCAGCATCCGCTACTTCCCAAGAAAAAATCCGGACTCGGCACTGGAGAGGACACTCCGTACCGTACTTACGCAGGAGCGGCCTGCACAGATACTCAGTGAGATCGCAAATTCTCCCGGAATCGGGAAAAAAGAACTGGCAAAACGGATCGGAATCACCGAGACCACCCTTGTCTGGCATCTCGAACGACTGCATGATGCGGGGATCATCGACCGGTATGACGAGGGCTGCACACTCTCGTCCGCAGCCGCGGAGGTGTGGAGCCGGCCGGATGCGTGA
- a CDS encoding winged helix-turn-helix transcriptional regulator, whose amino-acid sequence MSPKQTAVLLLLLFSIGTAVLLFVPAEITVQQNTADAAEPVMTPVPVPIPENATVMRVVMMRDDKQDYCDSVIVSYGATPLEIWEWTGKDYDEKAARDWFSCVTDLSGEFWKSIETYYGSIEDGPVNLIKFGGTAITIHVRNTTTREEIDRIYTWWNASMAHAGLPALPTKFRYGGSVYLIGTSTDSATIIVGPDFPTEPFIPPKKHPNYLRSVLLLLCIAGVAALGFSRMLELPQDPASRPQRIAAFIAEHPGCSQKEIADATGFSRGSILYNLDRLERKKIVRAAAYFRSIRYFPVPNGGGSAMERTLRTVLTRKRPAQILRGIAETPGIGKEELADRIGIAGTTLAWHLRRFAKSGIATRTSGGWTLTPEAAEVWEELNS is encoded by the coding sequence ATGTCACCGAAGCAGACGGCAGTTCTTCTCCTTCTTTTGTTCAGTATTGGTACTGCCGTTCTGCTCTTCGTTCCGGCGGAGATAACAGTACAGCAAAATACCGCAGACGCCGCAGAACCGGTCATGACTCCCGTACCGGTACCGATTCCGGAGAATGCAACCGTGATGAGGGTAGTCATGATGCGGGATGACAAACAGGACTACTGCGACTCGGTTATTGTCTCCTACGGAGCAACACCGCTCGAAATATGGGAGTGGACGGGGAAGGACTATGACGAAAAAGCGGCCAGGGACTGGTTCTCCTGTGTGACGGACCTGAGCGGAGAGTTCTGGAAGAGCATTGAAACATATTACGGAAGTATCGAGGACGGGCCGGTCAACCTCATCAAGTTCGGCGGCACAGCGATCACGATCCATGTCAGGAACACTACGACGCGGGAGGAAATTGATCGTATCTATACCTGGTGGAATGCCTCGATGGCTCATGCAGGACTACCTGCACTCCCGACCAAGTTCCGGTACGGAGGATCAGTGTATCTGATCGGGACCAGCACTGACAGCGCAACGATCATTGTCGGCCCGGACTTCCCGACAGAACCCTTCATCCCGCCAAAGAAACATCCGAACTATCTCCGGTCCGTTCTTCTGCTGCTCTGTATCGCAGGGGTTGCCGCTCTCGGATTTTCGCGGATGCTTGAACTCCCCCAGGACCCCGCATCACGACCGCAGCGGATTGCGGCATTCATCGCGGAGCATCCCGGATGTTCCCAGAAAGAGATCGCAGACGCCACAGGATTTTCCCGTGGATCCATTCTCTACAATCTGGATCGGTTGGAACGAAAAAAGATCGTGAGGGCTGCCGCCTACTTCAGAAGCATCCGTTACTTCCCGGTACCCAATGGCGGAGGTTCGGCGATGGAGAGGACCCTTCGCACCGTGCTCACCCGCAAGCGGCCTGCACAGATACTTCGCGGGATCGCAGAGACGCCCGGAATCGGAAAGGAAGAACTGGCAGACCGGATCGGAATTGCCGGGACAACACTCGCCTGGCATCTCCGCAGATTTGCAAAATCGGGCATTGCCACCAGAACCTCCGGCGGCTGGACGCTTACGCCCGAAGCCGCAGAGGTGTGGGAAGAACTGAACAGCTGA
- a CDS encoding helix-turn-helix domain-containing protein, which produces MPIILRLDRVMADRKMSLNELSEKVGVTNVNLSKIKTGKISAIRFSTLEAICKALNCQPGDILEYQPDD; this is translated from the coding sequence ATGCCCATTATTCTCCGACTTGATCGTGTCATGGCTGACCGGAAGATGTCGTTAAACGAACTCTCCGAGAAGGTCGGCGTGACCAACGTCAATCTCTCCAAGATTAAAACCGGCAAGATCAGTGCGATCCGGTTCTCCACGCTGGAGGCTATCTGTAAGGCGCTCAACTGTCAGCCCGGTGATATTCTGGAGTACCAGCCGGACGATTGA